In Deltaproteobacteria bacterium, a single window of DNA contains:
- the alr gene encoding alanine racemase, protein MTPFFRPTHAVIDLDALKHNYHEVVKKIPKQIGVLPMVKADAYGHGAIPVAKTFASCGAVCLGVATVEEGIELREAGIKTKILVMGGLLGSGEEVAKAMLQYCLTPVVHSAGVVDLLDALAKKQGVQIVIHLKLDTGMSRLGITLQSLSNLLEKLKNATSLQLEGVMTHLAWRQNPEYTEYQTHLFEGMVDQVKEMLGPFPILHIANSASVLSGEPIHFSKSFQYWVRPGIMLYGIPPYPEFAGRADLKPVLSLKSKIALVKHVPSGTKISYSCTFTTTRSSCIGLIPVGYADGYPWSASNKGEVLVDGKRVKVLGRVTMDMILVDLTDLPEAKVGSDVVLLGGSTEAQISADELAEWAGTIPYEIVCRLSKRIPRIYFFDSANPSDLLRGPPEADLDK, encoded by the coding sequence ATGACACCGTTTTTCCGTCCCACACATGCTGTGATTGATCTTGACGCTTTGAAACACAATTATCATGAGGTTGTAAAAAAAATTCCGAAACAGATTGGTGTTTTGCCGATGGTCAAAGCGGACGCCTACGGTCATGGAGCCATTCCCGTTGCCAAAACATTTGCATCTTGCGGTGCTGTCTGTCTTGGTGTGGCCACGGTGGAAGAGGGGATTGAGCTTCGCGAAGCGGGGATTAAAACAAAAATTTTGGTGATGGGGGGACTGCTTGGGTCGGGAGAAGAGGTGGCCAAAGCGATGCTTCAATATTGTCTGACACCGGTGGTGCACAGTGCCGGAGTCGTTGATCTTCTCGACGCACTCGCGAAAAAACAGGGAGTTCAGATTGTCATTCATCTCAAATTGGATACGGGCATGAGTCGTTTAGGGATTACGTTGCAATCCCTTTCCAATCTTTTGGAAAAATTAAAAAATGCCACGTCCCTTCAACTCGAAGGGGTGATGACCCATCTTGCGTGGCGCCAAAATCCGGAATACACGGAATATCAAACCCATCTTTTCGAAGGGATGGTCGATCAAGTCAAAGAAATGTTGGGGCCGTTTCCCATTTTGCACATCGCGAACTCGGCCTCCGTCCTTTCAGGCGAGCCCATCCATTTTTCGAAAAGTTTTCAATATTGGGTGCGCCCGGGCATTATGCTCTATGGGATTCCACCGTATCCTGAGTTTGCCGGCCGCGCCGATCTCAAACCCGTGTTGTCTCTGAAAAGTAAAATTGCGTTGGTCAAACATGTGCCGTCGGGAACAAAAATTAGTTACAGTTGCACCTTTACGACAACGCGCTCTTCTTGTATCGGTCTCATTCCGGTTGGTTACGCCGACGGTTATCCGTGGTCGGCCTCCAACAAGGGAGAAGTTTTGGTAGACGGAAAACGGGTGAAAGTTTTGGGGCGCGTTACTATGGATATGATTCTTGTCGATTTGACCGATTTACCCGAAGCAAAAGTGGGGAGTGATGTGGTGTTGTTGGGCGGCAGTACAGAGGCACAAATCAGTGCCGATGAACTGGCAGAATGGGCGGGGACCATTCCCTACGAAATTGTTTGCCGTCTCTCCAAACGCATTCCCAGAATCTATTTTTTTGACTCCGCAAATCCTTCGGATTTGCTTCGCGGTCCGCCTGAGGCGGACCTTGACAAATGA
- a CDS encoding 50S ribosomal protein L11 methyltransferase translates to MSLTSYRAALPRNKFNFQRRDVSSLNAHLCQLTKSSLWTKLFRICHFNKLLVIRPGIAFGTGRHESTQLCAQGIQSLENPETKNRFCSV, encoded by the coding sequence ATGAGCCTGACGAGCTACCGGGCTGCTCTACCCCGCAATAAATTTAATTTTCAAAGACGGGACGTATCTAGTTTAAATGCCCACCTCTGTCAACTGACCAAATCATCTCTGTGGACCAAATTATTTCGAATTTGTCATTTCAATAAATTATTGGTCATTCGTCCCGGCATAGCTTTTGGGACGGGTCGTCATGAATCCACTCAGCTTTGCGCACAGGGCATCCAATCGCTGGAAAACCCGGAGACGAAAAACAGATTTTGCTCCGTCTAA
- a CDS encoding putative addiction module antidote protein, with the protein MRKTKPYHDYLIESLKDPEEAAEYLNAVLEENNPKLFLAALRDVADAYGMGEIAKKTDLNRPSLYRMLSKEGNPEIYSVFSLLAAIGLRLKTKAA; encoded by the coding sequence ATGAGAAAAACAAAGCCATACCATGATTATTTGATTGAATCCTTGAAAGATCCCGAGGAAGCGGCAGAATATCTCAACGCTGTCTTGGAAGAAAATAACCCCAAATTATTTCTAGCCGCCCTTAGAGACGTAGCCGATGCCTACGGCATGGGTGAAATTGCTAAGAAGACAGATTTAAATCGGCCCAGCTTATATCGGATGCTTTCCAAAGAGGGAAATCCTGAAATCTACTCTGTCTTTTCTTTGCTTGCCGCTATCGGACTAAGATTGAAAACAAAGGCCGCTTAA
- a CDS encoding type II toxin-antitoxin system RelE/ParE family toxin, with protein sequence MEAIPKKVEFYVTAKGKMPFRDWLESLRDIKGRAQVNKRLRYVELGNLGEYNTVGQGVYEMKIHFGPGYRIYFGMEGQRLVILLCGGDKSNQFKDIKLAHEYWAEWRAS encoded by the coding sequence GTGGAAGCGATACCAAAGAAAGTTGAATTTTATGTCACGGCAAAGGGCAAAATGCCTTTTAGAGACTGGTTGGAATCCTTGAGAGACATTAAAGGCCGGGCGCAGGTCAATAAGAGATTGAGATATGTCGAGCTGGGGAATCTGGGGGAATACAATACCGTGGGCCAAGGGGTTTATGAGATGAAAATCCATTTCGGTCCCGGATACCGGATTTATTTTGGAATGGAAGGTCAGCGGTTGGTTATCCTGTTGTGCGGCGGTGATAAGAGCAACCAGTTCAAGGACATTAAACTTGCCCATGAGTATTGGGCGGAATGGAGAGCGTCATGA